A single genomic interval of Spirosoma linguale DSM 74 harbors:
- a CDS encoding ATPase, P-type (transporting), HAD superfamily, subfamily IC (TIGRFAM: ATPase, P-type (transporting), HAD superfamily, subfamily IC~PFAM: E1-E2 ATPase-associated domain protein; Haloacid dehalogenase domain protein hydrolase~KEGG: aha:AHA_2300 copper-translocating P-type ATPase): MTTAAPTKTVCYHCGNECPSDTETIHFDHKPFCCQGCQTVYQILNEHQLCQYYDLNPTPGKTPKIERLAFLDHPDISAKLIDFQNESVAHVTFYVPSIHCSSCLWLLEHLYRIEPAVRQTRVDFLKKQVHLMYSPAQLSLRQVAELLTSLGYEPLISLDDVVKQGQKPSYRPLLYRLALAGFCAGNIMLFSFPEYLGLNDPDFKHLFGILNLILATPVVFYSGSGYFESVWKSLRRGIINIDFPILLGILVAYFRGTYEVLALGGAGYYDSVTGLIFFLLCGKWFQQRTYDFLSFERDYKSYFPLAVTRLGQRGEANKSDLETPVPVADLQKGDRIRVRHGDLIPADSLLYRGAGLIDYSFVTGESEPESKDPGSLLYAGGRQMGGSIDLEIVRDVSHSYLTQLWNNDAFRKEQPNRAKTFADAVGTYFTITVLTLATLVGAYWYGWMGQPTTAVNAFTAILIVACPCVLSLSYPVALGHGLRWLSKQGVYLKNADVIEQLTHCDTIVFDKTGTLTTPASDVVTESFAKPLTSLERAMIRAVINQSAHPLSQRVRQFLAECPPMLVENFTELPGKGVVGLVDDQLVKVGSAAFVGGVDQKSGPSVHVSIGGTYRGQFNVAAPLREGLASMLTSFVGNGKKLYLLSGDTSTARTELQSWFTDEAMQFGCSPDDKLRFIRKLQEKGHHVLMIGDGLNDAGALKQADVGIAVTDDTLRFTPASDAILEARSLRKLPTYLRYSRFAMRLIRFSFGVSLLYNLVGLSFAAAGHLSPVVAAVLMPLSSATMVLIATVGMRMWGKAHPVSV, encoded by the coding sequence ATGACAACAGCTGCGCCCACAAAAACCGTATGCTACCACTGCGGCAATGAATGCCCTTCCGATACCGAAACGATTCACTTCGACCATAAACCGTTTTGCTGCCAGGGTTGCCAAACGGTATACCAGATACTTAACGAACACCAGCTTTGCCAGTACTACGATCTCAATCCAACCCCAGGCAAGACGCCCAAGATTGAACGGCTTGCCTTTCTGGATCATCCCGATATTTCCGCTAAGCTGATTGATTTTCAGAACGAAAGTGTTGCCCACGTAACGTTCTATGTGCCGTCTATTCACTGTTCATCCTGCCTGTGGCTGCTCGAACACCTGTACCGCATTGAACCGGCGGTGCGGCAGACGCGGGTCGATTTCCTGAAAAAGCAGGTTCACCTCATGTACAGCCCCGCCCAGCTTTCGCTCCGGCAGGTGGCCGAACTGCTGACATCGCTGGGGTACGAGCCGCTGATTAGCCTGGACGATGTCGTGAAGCAGGGCCAGAAACCCAGCTATCGGCCGTTGCTCTACCGGCTGGCACTGGCGGGTTTTTGCGCGGGTAATATCATGCTGTTCAGCTTCCCCGAATACCTGGGCCTCAACGACCCGGACTTCAAGCATTTGTTCGGAATTCTGAATCTGATTCTCGCTACGCCCGTTGTCTTTTATTCCGGTTCGGGCTATTTCGAATCGGTCTGGAAAAGCCTGCGTCGGGGTATTATCAACATCGACTTTCCTATTTTACTGGGTATTCTGGTCGCGTATTTCCGGGGTACTTACGAAGTGCTTGCCCTGGGTGGTGCAGGCTATTACGATTCGGTGACGGGGCTTATTTTCTTCCTGCTGTGCGGCAAATGGTTTCAGCAGCGCACCTACGATTTTCTGTCGTTCGAGCGGGATTATAAATCTTATTTTCCGCTGGCCGTAACGCGGCTGGGGCAGCGCGGAGAAGCGAATAAATCGGACCTGGAAACGCCCGTTCCGGTAGCGGATTTACAGAAAGGCGACCGTATCCGGGTTCGGCATGGTGATCTGATTCCGGCCGACAGCCTTTTATATCGGGGCGCGGGCCTTATCGACTACTCATTCGTAACGGGTGAGTCGGAGCCGGAGTCCAAAGATCCGGGGTCGCTGTTGTATGCCGGTGGGCGGCAAATGGGTGGTAGTATCGACCTCGAAATCGTGCGGGATGTATCGCACAGCTACCTCACCCAGCTCTGGAACAACGATGCCTTCCGGAAAGAGCAGCCTAACCGCGCCAAAACATTCGCCGATGCCGTTGGTACGTACTTTACCATCACCGTGCTCACGCTGGCTACGCTGGTAGGTGCCTACTGGTACGGTTGGATGGGGCAGCCAACTACCGCCGTCAACGCGTTTACGGCCATCCTGATTGTGGCCTGCCCGTGCGTGCTTTCGCTGTCGTATCCGGTAGCATTGGGGCATGGCCTGCGGTGGCTCAGTAAGCAGGGCGTGTATCTCAAAAATGCCGACGTGATCGAGCAGCTTACCCATTGCGACACCATCGTTTTCGATAAAACCGGCACCCTGACTACCCCCGCTTCGGACGTAGTGACCGAGTCGTTTGCGAAACCGCTGACCAGCCTGGAGCGGGCTATGATTCGGGCGGTTATCAACCAGTCGGCACACCCGCTGAGCCAGCGAGTGCGGCAGTTTTTGGCCGAATGCCCGCCGATGCTTGTCGAGAATTTTACGGAATTGCCCGGTAAAGGCGTTGTCGGGTTGGTCGACGATCAGCTCGTTAAAGTGGGCAGCGCGGCTTTTGTGGGGGGCGTCGACCAGAAAAGCGGGCCATCGGTACACGTGAGTATCGGCGGAACGTACCGGGGGCAGTTCAACGTGGCGGCTCCCCTGCGCGAAGGACTGGCGAGTATGCTGACGTCTTTTGTCGGCAATGGTAAAAAACTTTACCTGTTATCCGGCGATACCAGCACGGCCCGTACCGAACTCCAGAGCTGGTTTACCGACGAGGCTATGCAGTTTGGCTGTAGCCCGGACGATAAGCTCCGGTTTATTCGGAAGCTACAGGAAAAAGGCCATCATGTGCTGATGATTGGCGATGGCCTGAACGATGCCGGTGCCCTCAAACAAGCCGATGTAGGCATTGCCGTTACGGACGATACGCTGAGGTTCACACCCGCCAGCGACGCCATTCTGGAAGCCCGCTCGTTGCGAAAGCTGCCAACCTACCTGCGCTACAGCCGGTTTGCCATGCGGCTTATCCGGTTTAGTTTCGGGGTATCGCTGCTGTATAATCTGGTGGGGCTGTCGTTTGCGGCTGCGGGGCATCTTTCGCCGGTGGTAGCCGCCGTGCTGATGCCGCTGAGTTCGGCTACTATGGTGCTCATTGCCACAGTAGGTATGCGGATGTGGGGTAAAGCCCATCCGGTCAGTGTATAA
- a CDS encoding UspA domain protein (PFAM: UspA domain protein~KEGG: aav:Aave_3154 UspA domain-containing protein), which produces MKTILVPIDLSPLATAALPVAVSLAKQLGAEVRVLHYLALSILNPELSQAPVAMAQYINEQTTAANARLQEICDQYASAGVQLTPVLSRSVKGLYGAIADEAADLVVLASHGSDGLSEWLIGSNAEHVMDVVDCPVLVVKRTYTEFMPQKVLFAIDANDRLKMQFSYPLPGADTHKEFLFINTPNEPRTPEGIREWMSELAEARQFTDYHLTIISYQTAHEGIIQFAEQNGFDLIVLFTSQRRGFWHFFNGSVAEDVVNHSPIPILAIPYQ; this is translated from the coding sequence ATGAAAACAATTCTGGTTCCTATTGATTTAAGTCCGCTGGCGACTGCTGCGTTGCCGGTAGCGGTAAGTCTTGCCAAACAACTCGGAGCTGAGGTTCGGGTTCTGCATTATTTAGCCCTCAGTATTCTTAACCCCGAACTGAGCCAGGCACCGGTGGCCATGGCCCAATACATTAACGAGCAGACGACGGCCGCCAACGCCCGACTTCAGGAGATTTGCGACCAGTATGCATCGGCTGGCGTTCAGCTGACGCCGGTGCTCAGCCGCAGTGTGAAAGGACTTTACGGAGCTATTGCCGACGAGGCCGCTGATCTGGTCGTGCTGGCTTCGCACGGGTCCGATGGGCTGTCTGAATGGCTGATTGGCTCCAACGCCGAGCACGTGATGGATGTCGTCGATTGCCCGGTACTGGTGGTAAAACGGACATACACGGAATTTATGCCCCAAAAAGTACTCTTTGCCATTGATGCCAACGACCGGCTGAAAATGCAGTTTTCGTACCCGTTGCCAGGAGCCGACACGCACAAGGAGTTTTTGTTTATCAACACGCCCAACGAACCACGTACGCCGGAAGGCATTCGGGAGTGGATGAGCGAACTGGCCGAAGCCCGGCAATTTACGGATTACCACCTGACGATTATCTCTTACCAGACCGCACATGAGGGCATAATCCAGTTTGCTGAACAGAACGGATTCGACCTTATCGTGTTGTTCACAAGCCAGCGAAGAGGCTTCTGGCACTTCTTCAATGGCAGCGTGGCGGAGGATGTCGTGAACCATTCTCCCATCCCGATTCTGGCCATCCCCTATCAGTAA
- a CDS encoding oxygen-independent coproporphyrinogen III oxidase (KEGG: bba:Bd3454 coproporphyrinogen III oxidase~TIGRFAM: oxygen-independent coproporphyrinogen III oxidase~PFAM: HemN domain protein; Radical SAM domain protein~SMART: Elongator protein 3/MiaB/NifB): MSDSLIAKYNVAGPRYTSYPTVPFWNTAAFTHEDWQKRLTASFANSNYSAGISLYIHLPFCESLCTFCGCNKRITRNHDVEEPYIDAILNEWEMYCEWLPERPRIAELHLGGGTPSFFSPHELRRLMTGIFRWADPVPTTETSGPDFGWEGHPNNTTGEHLKTLYEYGFRRVSFGVQDYDPVVQKAIHRHQPFAHVQRVTQQARAIGYTSISHDLVFGLPFQQQSSITDTILQTLSLRPDRIAFYSYAHVPWIKGTGQRGFADNDLPSAAKKRALYETGRALLEAGGYTEIGMDHFALPHDSLYKAMHTGQLHRNFMGYTTTQTNILLGLGASAISDVGTAFMQNQKDIGTYQDEVTQNQLPILKGHLLTDEDTQIRQHILNIMCRFQTRWSIIEWTPAEWETISHQLDDFRDDGLLVYDETGLWVRPEGRPFLRNICMVFDRYLTRNPVTAKPLFSSTV; this comes from the coding sequence ATGAGCGATTCATTGATTGCCAAATATAACGTAGCGGGTCCGCGCTACACCAGTTACCCCACCGTACCGTTCTGGAATACGGCCGCTTTTACCCATGAGGACTGGCAAAAGCGGCTGACAGCTTCATTCGCCAATAGCAATTATTCGGCGGGGATCAGCCTGTATATTCACCTGCCCTTCTGCGAAAGTCTATGTACGTTTTGCGGCTGTAACAAACGCATTACGCGAAACCACGACGTAGAAGAACCGTATATCGACGCCATCCTCAACGAATGGGAGATGTATTGCGAATGGCTTCCGGAACGCCCCCGCATTGCCGAACTACACCTCGGCGGAGGAACGCCCAGCTTTTTTTCGCCCCACGAGTTACGTCGGCTGATGACCGGCATTTTCCGCTGGGCCGATCCTGTACCCACCACCGAAACCAGCGGACCGGATTTTGGCTGGGAAGGCCACCCCAACAATACAACGGGCGAACACCTGAAAACGCTTTACGAATACGGGTTCCGGCGCGTGAGCTTCGGCGTCCAGGACTACGACCCGGTGGTACAGAAAGCCATTCACCGTCACCAGCCGTTTGCTCATGTGCAGCGGGTAACCCAACAGGCCAGGGCCATTGGCTACACCTCTATCAGCCATGACCTGGTATTTGGCCTGCCCTTTCAGCAACAGTCGTCCATTACCGATACTATTCTCCAAACCCTTTCTCTCCGACCCGACCGGATTGCGTTTTACTCATATGCGCACGTTCCCTGGATAAAAGGAACGGGGCAGCGGGGATTTGCGGATAACGACCTGCCGAGTGCCGCTAAGAAGCGGGCATTGTACGAAACGGGCCGTGCCCTGCTCGAAGCCGGTGGATACACCGAGATTGGCATGGACCACTTTGCCCTGCCGCACGATTCGCTCTACAAAGCCATGCATACCGGCCAGTTACACCGGAATTTTATGGGGTACACCACCACCCAGACCAATATACTACTGGGACTGGGCGCGTCGGCGATCAGCGATGTTGGAACGGCATTCATGCAAAACCAGAAAGACATTGGCACCTATCAGGATGAAGTGACCCAAAATCAACTACCCATTCTTAAGGGACACCTGCTGACCGACGAGGACACCCAAATACGGCAGCATATTCTGAATATCATGTGCCGCTTTCAAACCAGGTGGTCGATCATAGAGTGGACCCCGGCTGAATGGGAGACCATAAGTCATCAACTCGACGATTTCCGGGACGATGGATTACTGGTATATGATGAAACCGGGCTGTGGGTACGCCCGGAAGGACGACCGTTTCTGCGCAATATCTGCATGGTGTTCGACCGTTACCTGACCAGGAACCCTGTGACGGCGAAGCCCCTTTTCTCCAGTACGGTATGA
- a CDS encoding conserved hypothetical protein (PFAM: conserved hypothetical protein~KEGG: nmu:Nmul_A0702 hypothetical protein) yields the protein MTFFYLKALHIIFVVTWFAGLFYIPRLFIYFTEAADQPEPARQILQSQFAIMQRRLWYGITWPSALITLALGLSTWYNYGATPPWLVVKLAFVGSLYAYHLACHVLFRQQQRGELRYTSTQLRIWNEVATLLLFSIVFLVVLKDVLSLAWGMLGLVLFMGLLLAGIWVYKRLRER from the coding sequence ATGACGTTTTTCTACCTCAAGGCCCTGCACATTATTTTTGTCGTAACCTGGTTTGCGGGCCTTTTCTATATACCCCGGCTGTTCATCTACTTCACCGAAGCCGCCGATCAGCCCGAGCCAGCCCGACAGATTCTGCAAAGTCAGTTTGCCATCATGCAGCGTCGGCTTTGGTACGGCATTACGTGGCCGTCGGCATTGATTACGCTGGCATTGGGTCTGAGTACCTGGTACAACTACGGCGCAACACCACCCTGGCTGGTGGTTAAACTGGCTTTTGTGGGGAGTCTTTACGCCTATCACCTAGCTTGCCATGTGCTCTTTCGGCAGCAGCAGCGCGGGGAATTACGTTACACCTCCACCCAACTCCGCATCTGGAACGAAGTGGCAACGCTGTTGCTGTTCAGCATTGTTTTTCTGGTGGTTCTCAAAGATGTGCTGAGCCTGGCCTGGGGTATGCTCGGACTAGTTTTGTTTATGGGTCTGCTGCTAGCGGGCATCTGGGTGTATAAGCGTCTGCGCGAACGGTAA
- a CDS encoding Abortive infection protein (PFAM: Abortive infection protein~KEGG: gur:Gura_1619 abortive infection protein), which produces MDNLYTSRTPSTRGRVVRFYGLTYLLSWLFWSPYYLPLGLPVSQLPYVHVLGCLGPLLAAFGLTYYEQGGAGIRHMLGRGWTRLAGTPVGWAALGLLAPVLLLAGIALGIYLSGNQSISWKEVSTSKEFSELTPVAYILINLLFYGFGEEIGWRGYVLPRLQTRFSALTATLLMVPLWAIWHWPLFFNPLGNYIHMDAGGVMGWLFSLATGSVLFTWLFNSSGGNVVACAFFHGMMDIVFMTDLNTADVSAYTGILITVIGFLVLIVYRKESLSQGTKITQHE; this is translated from the coding sequence ATGGATAATTTATATACTTCCCGCACGCCTTCAACCCGAGGGCGTGTGGTTCGGTTTTATGGGCTCACATATCTGCTGTCCTGGCTGTTCTGGTCGCCCTATTACCTGCCGCTTGGCCTACCCGTTAGCCAACTACCTTATGTTCACGTTCTGGGCTGCCTTGGCCCTTTGCTGGCTGCATTTGGGCTGACGTATTATGAGCAGGGTGGGGCGGGTATCCGCCACATGCTTGGCCGAGGCTGGACAAGGCTTGCCGGGACACCAGTCGGCTGGGCGGCTTTGGGTTTGCTGGCCCCCGTATTACTGCTGGCAGGTATTGCACTCGGCATTTACCTGTCGGGCAACCAGTCGATAAGCTGGAAAGAGGTGAGCACGTCGAAAGAGTTTTCGGAATTGACACCGGTGGCTTATATCCTGATCAATCTGTTGTTTTACGGGTTTGGGGAAGAGATAGGCTGGCGGGGGTATGTGCTTCCGCGATTACAGACCCGTTTTTCGGCCCTGACGGCTACCCTATTAATGGTGCCACTGTGGGCCATCTGGCACTGGCCACTATTTTTTAACCCCTTGGGAAACTACATTCATATGGATGCCGGCGGGGTTATGGGCTGGCTGTTCAGTCTGGCTACGGGTTCCGTGCTGTTCACCTGGCTATTCAACTCCTCGGGAGGCAATGTGGTGGCCTGTGCATTTTTCCACGGCATGATGGACATTGTGTTCATGACCGACCTCAACACCGCCGATGTAAGTGCTTATACCGGCATTCTTATTACAGTGATCGGCTTTCTTGTGTTGATAGTCTACAGGAAGGAAAGCCTGTCGCAGGGGACGAAAATCACCCAACATGAGTAA
- a CDS encoding UspA domain protein (PFAM: UspA domain protein~KEGG: dat:HRM2_33460 Usp1), translating to MYLSLTQVKLLRMKTIVLATDFSPNANKVAHFAMQLALTQQATLILMHAFHFWPTNPAETGADFPLSAKAMHNDSQKTLNHLAHTLNEQYGTEVNIRCITKEGYPIPAIREVAEEEKADLVIMSTTGTAPQSAQLMGSVATSMVAETNVPLLLVPPSVRYTDVKNVVLGVDLDTPPNAVALDTALRFARQFGCVVNLLCIHPHPAEAHIRTKAEHIRELMVSVPHTMTILSGEEIYDTLLTFAHENKADLIMMLPQAHSWFRRLFVEGETERFARLTDIPLLAIV from the coding sequence ATGTACTTATCCTTAACTCAGGTAAAACTCCTTCGTATGAAAACCATCGTTTTAGCTACCGATTTCTCGCCGAATGCGAATAAAGTCGCTCATTTTGCCATGCAACTGGCTCTTACCCAACAGGCGACCTTAATTTTGATGCATGCGTTTCATTTCTGGCCCACCAATCCGGCTGAAACGGGAGCAGACTTCCCGCTCAGTGCCAAAGCCATGCACAACGATAGCCAGAAAACGCTCAACCACCTGGCTCACACCTTAAATGAACAATATGGAACTGAGGTGAACATTCGCTGTATCACCAAAGAAGGTTACCCCATACCGGCCATTCGGGAGGTTGCTGAAGAGGAAAAGGCCGATTTGGTTATCATGTCCACAACGGGTACCGCTCCCCAGAGTGCTCAGCTAATGGGCAGTGTGGCAACGAGTATGGTGGCCGAAACCAATGTTCCCCTGCTGCTTGTTCCGCCTTCCGTTAGGTATACCGACGTTAAAAATGTAGTGCTGGGCGTAGACCTCGATACACCCCCTAATGCTGTTGCTCTGGATACGGCGCTTCGGTTTGCCCGACAGTTTGGCTGCGTGGTCAACCTGCTGTGCATTCACCCGCATCCGGCCGAGGCCCATATCCGCACGAAGGCCGAACACATTCGGGAGCTGATGGTGTCTGTTCCGCATACGATGACGATTCTGTCCGGCGAAGAGATTTATGATACGCTGCTCACCTTTGCGCACGAGAACAAAGCCGACCTGATTATGATGCTGCCTCAGGCACACAGTTGGTTCAGACGGCTATTTGTGGAGGGCGAAACTGAGCGGTTTGCCCGACTGACTGATATTCCGCTGCTGGCTATCGTATAA
- a CDS encoding hypothetical protein (KEGG: smt:Smal_1681 hypothetical protein), with protein MTSRKLLLVALLLTGLSAYAQTPHITGDVYISIKNGTFKADLDVSRLPKTTNYAIRLNTGLNIQFFRDSADSFSYTSAREYKPEKSDESFQYWFPDKDQKGRYLPGRFKVSYVGAFPVSGDSAKRSEWGDWKGNIAFNGKTLRASEQTAWYPILYDIAEDKDYQNVTFDITIHAPDAKAIYLNGCPPQYGQQARFRSDRPFPLLLFVGDFDFRKEKNTYLLNTTLTAPQANVLDGWFSRIKGYYAQKLQIPYGADVTLLASTPVSKRNDWLFVTYPTIASVSPKGWLNTLVDPKKLVLADSSLLSFIAHELGHYYFGSVVTPNSTLRWAFLEGMTEYISLQATRDLIGQGFYDRQLKRYVGATKSMTNFTPLRKINATGDIDEVYRYQYIPLLLTALEQQIGQQQMWKWLQTILNTSNAATDYSLFKSSLLKSGVSEKVVSDFEETYLSTDNSRAALLALFKPTSTTYYYWGLSKEVLKAGNSRKPQAFYTAIKQMKLDDEEIKKASQQYYAYVKSHCDPANEMCTSDFNYYESMEDAQRAQTRWLNNLGDKYTVKKADF; from the coding sequence ATGACTTCTCGCAAACTTCTCCTGGTAGCCCTACTGTTGACTGGTCTCTCAGCGTATGCCCAGACTCCGCACATCACCGGCGACGTGTACATATCCATCAAAAATGGCACGTTTAAAGCCGATCTTGACGTGTCGCGGCTCCCTAAAACGACAAATTATGCTATTCGGCTAAACACGGGCCTGAACATCCAGTTTTTCAGAGATAGTGCCGACTCATTTTCGTACACTTCGGCGCGGGAGTACAAACCGGAAAAGTCCGATGAGAGTTTTCAGTACTGGTTTCCCGACAAAGACCAGAAAGGCCGGTATCTGCCCGGTCGATTCAAGGTTAGCTATGTAGGAGCCTTTCCTGTATCGGGTGACTCCGCGAAACGCAGCGAATGGGGCGACTGGAAAGGGAACATCGCCTTTAACGGAAAAACACTGCGAGCCTCAGAGCAGACGGCCTGGTACCCGATCCTGTACGACATCGCCGAAGACAAGGACTATCAGAATGTAACGTTCGACATTACCATTCATGCGCCCGACGCAAAAGCCATTTACCTGAATGGCTGTCCGCCCCAGTACGGCCAGCAGGCCCGATTCCGGTCTGACCGCCCCTTTCCGCTGCTCCTGTTTGTGGGCGATTTCGACTTCCGCAAGGAGAAAAACACCTACCTGCTCAATACGACTCTCACCGCACCACAGGCCAATGTACTCGATGGCTGGTTCTCCCGGATTAAAGGGTATTACGCCCAGAAACTACAGATTCCGTACGGAGCAGATGTTACCCTGCTGGCCAGCACACCCGTTTCCAAACGGAATGACTGGCTGTTCGTCACCTATCCAACCATTGCCAGCGTTAGCCCAAAAGGCTGGCTGAACACGCTGGTCGATCCGAAAAAACTAGTGCTTGCCGACTCGTCCCTCCTATCATTCATAGCGCACGAACTAGGGCATTATTATTTTGGGTCGGTCGTAACACCCAACTCGACTCTGCGCTGGGCATTTCTGGAAGGTATGACCGAATATATCTCCCTGCAAGCCACCCGCGACCTGATTGGACAGGGGTTTTATGACCGTCAGCTTAAACGTTATGTTGGTGCCACAAAAAGCATGACCAACTTCACGCCTTTACGGAAGATCAACGCAACCGGCGACATTGACGAGGTCTACCGTTACCAGTACATTCCTTTGCTGCTAACCGCCCTGGAGCAACAGATTGGCCAACAACAGATGTGGAAATGGCTTCAGACCATCCTTAACACCTCAAACGCAGCAACGGACTACAGCCTGTTTAAAAGTAGTTTGCTGAAAAGCGGGGTCAGTGAGAAGGTAGTCAGCGACTTTGAAGAAACCTATTTAAGCACCGACAATAGCCGGGCTGCACTGCTGGCTCTTTTCAAACCAACCAGCACCACCTACTATTATTGGGGGCTCTCCAAAGAAGTGCTGAAAGCGGGAAACAGCCGGAAGCCACAAGCTTTCTATACCGCTATCAAGCAGATGAAACTGGATGATGAGGAGATCAAAAAGGCTAGCCAACAGTACTATGCCTACGTGAAGAGCCATTGCGACCCAGCGAATGAAATGTGTACCAGCGATTTCAATTATTACGAAAGTATGGAGGATGCCCAGCGTGCACAGACAAGGTGGCTCAATAACCTGGGCGATAAATACACGGTAAAAAAGGCTGACTTTTAA